The proteins below come from a single Sesamum indicum cultivar Zhongzhi No. 13 unplaced genomic scaffold, S_indicum_v1.0 scaffold00145, whole genome shotgun sequence genomic window:
- the LOC105179344 gene encoding uncharacterized protein LOC105179344, whose product MAKRNAARNSIMAVTRADGTIIIAADDIAQEFVDYYTSLLGTEAHTIPVNDGVFDWGPKLSSELTEELCREVTTQEVKETIFNINDYNASGPDGYSSCFFKKAWNVVGDQVCRAVLDFFKSGRMLRQLNHTIIALVPKSEHSTYIADYRPISCCNVIYKAITKIISDRLAPALQHLIDRCQAAFIGGRNITDNIFLPQEMFGKMR is encoded by the exons ATGGCGAAAAGGAACGCTGCTAGAAACTCCATCATGGCAGTCACTAGAGCTGACGGGACTATTATCATTGCTGCCGATGATATTGCCCAAGAGTTCGTTGATTACTACACATCACTCTTGGGCACCGAGGCTCACACCATCCCAGTCAATGACGGTGTGTTCGATTGGGGCCCCAAACTCTCCTCTGAGCTTACCGAGGAACTTTGTAGGGAAGTCACAACACAGGAGGTCAAGGAAACCATCTTCAATATTAATGACTACAACGCATCCGGCCCCGATGGATATTCTTCAtgctttttcaagaaagcatgGAATGTGGTGGGTGATCAAGTATGCAGGGCcgttttggatttctttaagaGTGGACGGATGCTACGGCAACTCAACCACACCATCATTGCTCTCGTGCCCAAATCAGAGCATTCCACCTATATTGCCGACTACCGACCGATTTCGTGCTGCAATGTTATCTACAAGGCCATCACGAAAATTATCTCGGACCGCCTCGCCCCTGCATTGCAGCACTTAATAGACCGTTGCCAGGCTGCGTTTATTGGAGGCCGCAACATAACAGACAATATTTTCTTGCCCCAAGAAATG TTCGGAAAAATGAGatga